TCCGGTGATTGACGCCCTCCTATTGACGCTGCATAAACCGCATAATTTGGAGTATGTTCTGCCGCAGATTCCCTGGGACAAAAAAATCATTCTTATGACGGCGCATCGGCGCGAAAGCTTCGGCGAACCGTTGCGGAATATCTGCCGGGCGGCGGCGGAAATCGTCCGCCTTCATCCAGAAGCGCATATTCTCTATCCCGTTCATCCCAATCCCAACGTGCAAGAGGCGGCGCGCGAATTCTTGCAAAGCCATCCCGGCGTTACGCTTACATCGCCGCTGGATTACCATACGCTGGTTCACGTTATGAACCGCTCCTATTTCGTTTTGACCGATTCGGGAGGTCTGCAGGAAGAAGCGCCCAGTCTGGGAAAGCCGGTGCTCGTGTTGCGCCAAAAGACGGAACGCCCGGAAGCGGTGGAGGCGGGAACTGCGAAACTGGCGGGCGCATGCCAGGAAACGATCGTCGCCGAGGCTTGCCGTCTGCTGGAAGACGAAGCGGAATACCAACGCATGGCGCGAGCGATCAATCCCTACGGAGACGGCAAAGCCAGCGAGCGGATCGTGAAAATTCTTCTGGAATCCACATCCGCTTAAAAATGCGAATTTTCATTGATCTATTGGGTTAACCAATCCAACGCCATCGACAGCATTGACGGACAGGCTCTCCCTCCTCTTATAGACGATATATATCATCATAGTAATCCATATTTTGCCATTTTTAGGAGGATCTCATGGAGGGAAATATAAAAGACGAACGGGCGTTAGCGATTCAAGAAAGAGTTTTTCTCGTCTGTTCCGCCATTTTCATCGCTTCGCTGGTGTCCTGCAACCTAATTTTTCAGAAGTTTTTCACTTGGACTCCATTTGGACTATATCGATTCGAGGTTTCCGTCGGCATTCTTCCCTATCCCATTACTTTTCTCGTAACGGATGTTGTTTCTGAGATTTACGGCAAGCGGCGCGCCGATCAAATCGTGGTGTCGGGTTTTATCGCCAGCCTTTTCGTGATGGGAATTATTCTCCTGGCGCAGGCGGTTCCGCAAACGGATTGGTCTCCTATATCAGACCAGGAATTTCGTAAAGTATTCGGCCTTTACGGCCCCGCTGTCTTTGCTTCCATGTGCGCTTATCTTGGCGCTCAATTTCTCGATATCCGTCTCTTTCATTTCTGGAAACGGCTGACGAAGGGAAAGCATCTATGGCTGCGCAATAACGGATCTACGATTGTTTCCCAATTTGTGGATACGAACACCGTCATGTTTCTTTTGTGCTTCTTTCGCGTCGTCGAGTGGGAGCGGTATTGGCCATTGACGATAAATGGATTCCTGTTTAAGGCGATCATTGCGCTTTTAGATACGCCTTTTTTCTATTCGGCGGATTGGTACTTGCGGAAGCTGATGCAGTTGCGGCCAGGGGAAGAGATCGAGGCGCAAAAAAGCCTTGCTTAACTGAAAATTTGCGCTTTTCCAATCGACTTTTATCGCTTTCCAACGTTAGACTTAGGTTAGAAGAGGCGAATTATTTTCCTCCTGATCCCCTATCCGAATGCGGACTCTGATTTTATACTTATTTCTAATACGATATTAACAATGCCTACGATAAAACGTTCCTTTCCCAATCGGGAAGGGAGAGAGACGAGAACGAACGGTTGCTCGTTGCGATCAATGCGCAAAGTTCAGAGATATTGGTGGGCTATGCTTCGCTTTGAGCCCACCCTACGCAAGTAATGCGATATTAACAAATACCTGCAATAGAAAAATCCTTTCCCGATCGGGATGGGAAAGAGACGAAAACGAATAGTTATTTGTTTCGGTCGATGCGTGAAGTTCACAAATGGTTATCTTTGGATGATTCGATGGGTCAAACAGCGCGCCCCATCCTACTACTACATTCCATGCAATACTAATTGTTTAGTGGGTAAGGAATTCGGCCATGGCGGCAATGCTCGAAGAATTGAATCAATTCTTGTTTTACAGTCTGCCGTTATTGTTGTTATTCGGCGTTTTTCTTATTGGGTATTATTTCGCATGGACCGATTTTCGTCCCAAAAAAGCCGGCCGAGACGAGATATATATATCGGCATCTGATTCTCCTTATTATGAACCTGACAAGAAAAAACGGGAGTTGACCGACGCCGAGCTTGGCCTGCACGATATGAACGATTATTGGGCTTTGCCGGCGCCGGAACAACGGCGTTTGAAAATGAAAGAAATGACGATCTCTTTTTCCGCCGATAATCCTGAATCGACGGCGGAAGTTATAAAAAGTTGGTTAAGAAGCCAATGATTTTCAATTGCTCATGAAATGCTATTTCCGTTCCCTCGCGTTATGGGAGAGGGAACGATTTCGGAACTCCTTTTTATTCGTTGTTTTCGGAAATGGAAGAAAAATTCTCTATTTAACATAATTCCAATCTATCCTACGGAAGAGAATCCTGCTGAACAATGTCCGATCCAATGAAAGAATATTGCGGCGTTTTTGGAATTGCTGCTCACCCCGAAGCTTCTCACTTGACATATCTCGGTTTGTACGCCTTGCAGCATCGCGGCCAGGAAAGTGCGGGAATTGTGACGGCGGAAGGCGAGCATCCCTCGGCGCATCATGGAATGGGGCGCGTGGCGGACGTGTTTCTGGAAGGCGACCTGGATAAGCTGCGCGGCGACCGGGCCATTGGCCACGTGCGTTATTCCACGACGGGATCCAGCGATCTTCGCAATGCGCAGCCGATCCTATGCGAATACCGCCGGGGATGGGTGGCGGTGGCTCATAACGGCAACCTTATCAATACGATGGAGTTGCGAAACGATTTGGAAGCGAAAG
The window above is part of the Candidatus Omnitrophota bacterium genome. Proteins encoded here:
- a CDS encoding queuosine precursor transporter, with amino-acid sequence MEGNIKDERALAIQERVFLVCSAIFIASLVSCNLIFQKFFTWTPFGLYRFEVSVGILPYPITFLVTDVVSEIYGKRRADQIVVSGFIASLFVMGIILLAQAVPQTDWSPISDQEFRKVFGLYGPAVFASMCAYLGAQFLDIRLFHFWKRLTKGKHLWLRNNGSTIVSQFVDTNTVMFLLCFFRVVEWERYWPLTINGFLFKAIIALLDTPFFYSADWYLRKLMQLRPGEEIEAQKSLA
- the wecB gene encoding UDP-N-acetylglucosamine 2-epimerase (non-hydrolyzing), giving the protein MIRILTIIGTRPEAIKMAPIALELAKYPDRILSRLCVTAQHRDMLDQALNLFGVEPDYDLDIMQPGQTPTQAAHSIFQRLEPVLTQERPHWVLAQGDTTTAMAAALAAYYQRIPAAHVEAGLRTRDRWEPFPEEINRRLCDAISELHFAPTEGAKRNLLREGIDESGIYVTGNPVIDALLLTLHKPHNLEYVLPQIPWDKKIILMTAHRRESFGEPLRNICRAAAEIVRLHPEAHILYPVHPNPNVQEAAREFLQSHPGVTLTSPLDYHTLVHVMNRSYFVLTDSGGLQEEAPSLGKPVLVLRQKTERPEAVEAGTAKLAGACQETIVAEACRLLEDEAEYQRMARAINPYGDGKASERIVKILLESTSA